The following are encoded together in the Osmia lignaria lignaria isolate PbOS001 chromosome 6, iyOsmLign1, whole genome shotgun sequence genome:
- the Dscam1 gene encoding Down syndrome cell adhesion molecule 1 isoform X23, translating to MWRDPPGGGCNIPTYITMMLLLAVLALTNVACAEDESMGPVFVKEPPNRVDFSNGTGAVVECQARGNPQPDIIWVRADGSAVGDVPGLRQVLPNGNLVFPPFRAEDYRQEVHAQVYSCLARSPAGSVHSRDVNVRAVVTQYYEAEVVSEYVIRGNAAILKCTIPSFVAEFVSVDSWVGSDGSTFKPSNDYDGKYLVLPSGELHIRDVGPEDGYKTYQCRTKHRLTGETRLSATKGRLVITEPLGAKGPKFSSDDRVNSFVRAAGGSSTLLCPAQGFPVPSFRWYKFIEGSSRRQPVQLNDRVRQVSGTLIIREARVEDSGKYLCIVNNSVGGESVETVLTVTAPLAAEIEPSTQTIDFGRPATFTCNVRGNPIKTISWLKDGKPLGLEEPVLRIESVKKEDKGMYQCFVRNDQESAQATAELKLGGRFEPPQIRQAFAEETLQPGPSMFLKCVASGNPTPEITWELDGKRLSNTERLQVGQYVTVNGDVVSHLNISSIHTNDGGLYKCIAASKVGSAEHSARLNVYGLPFIRHMDKKAIVAGETLRVTCPVAGYPIESIVWERDTRVLPINRKQKVFPNGTLIIENVERMSDQATYTCVARNAQGYSARGTLEVQVMVAPQILPFAFGDEPSNWGELISVTCSVTKGDQPLEISWAFNGTPIDSQHGSDVVIASTNKKNSVLTIESVAARHAGEYTCSASNRAGATTHSAQLTVNVPPRWILEPTDKAFAQGSDARVECKADGFPKPQVTWKRAAGDTPGDYTDLKLSNPDISVEDGTLSINNIQKTNEGYYLCEAVNGIGSGLSAVILISVQAPPHFEIKLKNQTARRGEPAVLQCEAQGEKPIGILWNMNNKRLDPKSDSRYTIREEILANGVLSDLSIKRTERSDSALFTCVATNAFGSDDTSINMIVQEVPEVPYGLKVLDKSGRSVQLSWAAPYDGNSPIKRYIIEYKISKGSWETDIDRVLVPGSQQNVAGVFNLRPATTYHLRIVAENEIGASDPSDTVTIITAEEAPSGPPTSVRVDALDQHTLKVTWKPPPREDWNGEILGYYVGYRLSSSDKPYMFETVDFSKEDGKEHHLQIMNLKTYTQYSVVVQAFNKVGSGPMSEERRQHTAEGVPEQPPHDTTCTTLTSQTIRVSWMSPPLSAANGVITGYKVIYGPSDTWYDENTKDTKITSSSETILHGLKKYTNYSMQVLAFTSGGDGVKSAPIHCQTEQDAPEAPIAIKSLVMSAESILVSWRPPSQPNGVITQYTVYTKADNAEEPTSQKVPPNQLTHEASGLDKQRRYDFWVTASTNIGEGEASKIVALAPSVRVPAKIASFDDKFTATYKEDVKLPCLAVGVPAPEVTWKVRGAVLQPSDRLRQLPEGSLFIKEVDRTDAGEYSCYVENSFGHDTVTHQLIVHAPPHSPQVTLTATTTNSLTMKLRPHPTDNAPIHGYTIHYKPEFGDWETAQISSTAQKYTLENLWCGSRYQIYVTAYNGIGTGDPSDMLNTRTKGSKPIIPEAARFIEVSTNSITLHLSAWSDGGCPMLYFVVEHKKKHQQEWNQVSNNVKPGGNFVVLDLDPASWYHLRVTAHNNAGFAVAEYEFATLTVTGGTIAPPVRNGGNENTDVRRYFPWLPSWLDVNVVVPVGATVVVIIVGIVVICVALSRRTRGPEQTRLRGISSADEKYYEGQYDVVYQQTGVGGATLDKRRPDLRDELGYIAPPNRKLPPVPGSNYNTCDRIKRGTVISGTGSIRSHSTWDPRRHMYEELNHCAPNRRCPPPPRMGSAEALSHRGMEDEICPYATFHLLGFREEMDPSKAMQFQTFPHPGNGHSGTMGPPVGHPTNASAHSRSGSQSMPRQNGRYSRVPSQGGGSGTHNVFSPEYDDPANCAPEEDQYGSQYGQYGAPYDHYGSRGSVGRRSVGSARNIPVSGSPEPPPPPPRNHDQNNSSFNDSKESNEISEAECDRDQLVNRNYGVNARGKDGMTTEEMRKLIERNEAPGRQTGTGHGGHGGLLTPYDTVAV from the exons ATGGAAAGTACCTGGTATTGCCTTCTGGAGAATTGCACATTCGTGACGTTGGACCCGAGGATGGATACAAGACCTACCAATGCCGAACCAAGCATAGACTGACCGGTGAAACAAGATTATCTGCTACCAAGGGACGTCTCGTCATTACCG AGCCGCTGGGAGCGAAAGGACCGAAATTCTCTAGCGACGATCGTGTCAACTCGTTCGTTCGTGCTGCGGGAGGCTCGTCGACGTTACTTTGTCCCGCACAAGGGTTCCCAGTTCCGTCGTTCAG ATGGTACAAGTTCATCGAAGGCTCTTCCCGTCGGCAACCGGTCCAGTTGAACGATCGTGTTCGTCAGGTTAGCGGAACGTTGATCATCCGTGAGGCTCGCGTCGAGGATTCCGGCAAATACTTGTGCATCGTGAACAATTCTGTGGGCGGTGAAAGCGTGGAGACCGTTCTGACTGTAACCGCACCGTTGGCCGCGGAAATCGAACCCAGCACCCAGACCATCGACTTTGGAAGACCGGCTACCTTCACTTGCAACGTCAGAGGAAACCCCATCAAGACTATCTCATGGTTGAAAGATGGCAAACCACTTGGATTGGAAGAACCCGTACTCAGAATCGAGAGCGTCAAGAAAGAGGACAAGGGAATGTATCAATGCTTCGTTCGAAACGATCAGGAAAGCGCACAGGCAACGGCAGAACTGAAACTTGGTGGACGAT TCGAACCCCCGCAGATTCGCCAGGCCTTCGCCGAGGAGACTCTTCAGCCCGGACCAAGCATGTTCCTCAAGTGTGTCGCCAGCGGAAACCCAACTCCTGAGATCACCTGGGAACTGGACGGCAAACGACTATCCAACACCGAGAGGCTTCAAGTAGGACAGTACGTTACGGTGAACGGCGATGTGGTTTCTCATTTGAACATCTCCAGCATTCACACCAACGATGGTGGTCTATACAAATGCATTGCCGCGTCAAAG GTTGGATCAGCGGAACACTCGGCCCGTTTGAACGTCTATGGTCTGCCCTTCATCCGTCACATGGACAAAAAGGCTATCGTTGCTGGTGAAACTCTTCGCGTGACTTGCCCAGTCGCCGGATATCCGATCGAGAGCATCGTATGGGAACGTGACACGAGAGTATTGCCGATCAACAGGAAACAAAAGGTCTTCCCCAATGGCACGCTTATAATCGAGAACGTCGAGAGAATGAGCGATCAAGCTACCTACACCTGTGTGGCACGCAATGCTCAAGGATATAGCGCAAGAGGAACCCTGGAAGTGCAAGTAATGG TCGCTCCGCAAATACTGCCCTTCGCGTTCGGCGACGAACCATCCAACTGGGGTGAACTGATTTCCGTCACTTGCTCGGTGACCAAGGGAGATCAGCCTCTCGAGATATCGTGGGCGTTTAACGGGACTCCGATCGACAGTCAGCACGGATCCGATGTCGTGATTGCGAGCACTAACAAGAAAAACAGCGTGCTAACGATCGAGTCGGTCGCGGCGAGACACGCCGGAGAGTACACGTGTTCCGCGTCGAATCGTGCCGGCGCCACGACCCATTCTGCCCAGCTAACCGTAAACG TACCACCTCGCTGGATTCTGGAACCGACTGATAAGGCATTCGCTCAGGGCTCTGATGCACGCGTTGAATGCAAAGCCGACGGTTTCCCCAAGCCTCAAGTCACCTGGAAGAGAGCAGCTG gggaTACACCGGGCGATTACACTGACTTGAAACTTAGCAACCCAGACATCAGCGTTGAGGATGGAACCCTGTCTATCAATAACATTCAAAAGACAAACGAAGGCTATTATCTTTGCGAGGCTGTCAATGGAATTGGCTCAGGACTTTCGGCTGTCATTCTCATTTCGGTTCAGG CTCCACCACACTTTGAAATCAAACTGAAGAACCAGACTGCACGACGCGGAGAACCAGCTGTATTGCAATGCGAGGCTCAAGGCGAAAAACCCATTGGTATCTTATGGAACATGAACAACAAGAGGCTGGACCCGAAGAGCGATTCTCGTTACACCATCCGTGAGGAAATTCTGGCTAATGGAGTACTGTCTGACCTGAGCATCAAGAGAACCGAAAGAAGCGACTCTGCCTTGTTCACCTGCGTTGCCACTAATGCATTTGGAAGCGATGACACTAGCATCAACATGATTGTTCAAG AGGTTCCTGAAGTTCCATACGGCCTTAAAGTATTAGACAAATCTGGACGTTCGGTACAATTGTCCTGGGCAGCACCTTACGATGGAAACAGTCCTATCAAACGCTACATCATCGAATACAAAATCAGCAAAGGCTCTTGGGAAACCGATATCGACAGAGTACTGGTACCTGGATCCCAACAGAACGTAGCTGGAGTTTTCAACCTGAGACCCGCCACCACCTATCATCTGAGAATCGTTGCTGAGAATGAAATTGGCGCATCTGACCCATCTGATACTGTTACCATCATCACTGCCGAAGAAGCTCCAAGTGGCCCACCAACCTCCGTTCGAGTCGATGCTCTTGACCAACACACTCTTAAG GTAACATGGAAACCACCCCCACGCGAAGACTGGAACGGCGAGATCCTTGGCTACTACGTTGGATACAGACTCTCCTCCTCTGACAAACCATACATGTTCGAAACCGTGGACTTCTCGAAGGAGGATGGAAAGGAACACCATTTGCAGATCATGAACTTGAAAACCTACACCCAGTACAGCGTTGTCGTTCAGGCATTTAACAAAGTTGGATCAGGACCGATGAGCGAGGAACGAAGACAACACACTGCCGAAGGAGTACCTGAACAACCACCCCATGACACAACCTGCACTACTCTTACTTCTCAGACAATCAGAGTTTCTTGGATGTCGCCACCCCTTAGCGCTGCCAATGGTGTCATCACTGGATACAAG GTTATTTACGGACCATCTGACACCTGGTATGACGAGAACACAAAGGACACCAAGATCACCTCTTCCAGCGAAACAATTCTCCATGGACTAAAGAAATATACCAACTACAGCATGCAAGTTCTGGCTTTCACTTCCGGTGGCGATGGCGTCAAATCTGCACCTATCCACTGCCAAACTGAACAAGATG CCCCTGAAGCTCCGATCGCGATCAAATCTCTGGTTATGTCCGCTGAATCCATCCTCGTCTCATGGCGCCCACCAAGCCAACCCAACGGAGTCATCACTCAATATACCGTCTACACCAAGGCCGATAACGCAGAGGAACCGACAAGCCAAAAAGTACCACCGAATCAATTGACTCACGAAGCTTCTGGACTGGACAAACAACGCAGATACGACTTCTGGGTAACCGCTAGCACCAACATCGGCGAGGGAGAAGCTTCCAAGATTGTGGCTTTGGCACCAAGCGTTAGAG TACCGGCAAAGATCGCATCGTTCGACGACAAGTTCACAGCTACCTACAAAGAAGATGTAAAACTACCCTGCCTTGCTGTCGGCGTACCTGCACCGGAAGTAACATGGAAAGTACGAGGCGCCGTTCTCCAACCAAGCGACAGACTGCGACAATTGCCCGAGGGATCTCTGTTCATTAAGGAAGTTGACCGTACAGATGCTGGAGAATATTCTTGCTACGTTGAAAACTCGTTTGGCCATGATACCGTTACTCATCAACTAATTGTCCATG CTCCTCCTCATTCACCGCAAGTCACCCTCACTGCCACCACAACTAACTCGTTAACGATGAAACTGAGACCTCACCCCACTGACAACGCTCCCATTCATGGATACACTATTCACTACAAACCGGAATTCGGCGATTGGGAAACCGCTCAGATTAGTTCCACGGCTCAGAAGTACACTTTGGAGAATTTGTGGTGTGGCTCCAGATATCAGATCTATGTTACCGCATACAATGG AATTGGAACTGGCGATCCTTCTGACATGCTCAACACTCGTACCAAAGGCTCGAAACCGATCATCCCTGAAGCTGCAAGGTTCATCGAAGTCTCTACGAACAGCATTACCCTTCATCTGAGTGCCTGGTCCGATGGCGGTTGCCCCATGCTCTACTTCGTCGTTGAACACAAGAAGAA GCACCAACAGGAATGGAATCAGGTATCTAACAACGTGAAACCCGGTGGAAACTTTGTCGTTCTGGACTTGGACCCTGCTAGCTGGTATCATCTTCGCGTGACTGCTCATAACAACGCTGGTTTCGCGGTAGCCGAATACGAATTCGCCACACTGACCGTAACCGGAG GTACGATCGCACCCCCCGTAAGAAATGGCGGTAACGAGAACACCGATGTCAGACGTTATTTCCCATGGTTACCCAGCTGGCTTGACGTGAACGTGGTGGTGCCGGTCGGAGCTACGGTTGTTGTGATTATCGTAGGAATAGTGGTGATTTGTGTCGCGCTCTCCAGGAGAACTCGAGGCCCGGAACAAACACGGCTGCGAGGTATCTCATCAGCCGACGAGAAATATTACGAAGGACAAT ACGACGTGGTATATCAGCAAACCGGAGTTGGCGGAGCTACCCTCGACAAACGCAGACCCGACCTTCGCGACGAGCTTGGATACATCGCACCACCGAATCGCAAGTTACCCCCTGTTCCTGGTTCCAACTATAACACCTGCGATCGCATCAAGCGAGGTACAGTTATAA GTGGAACAGGCTCGATAAGGAGCCACTCGACCTGGGATCCGAGACGACATATGTACGAAGAATTGAATCATTGCGCGCCGAACCGAAGATGTCCACCACCACCACGTATGGGCAGTGCCGAAGCTTTATCCCACAGAG GTATGGAGGATGAGATCTGCCCGTATGCTACCTTCCATCTCCTTGGATTCCGCGAAGAAATGGACCCCAGCAAGGCTATGCAGTTCCAGACTTTCCCTCACCCCGGAAACGGACACTCTGGCACCATGGGACCACCTGTTGGACATCCTACCAATGCTTCTGCCCATAGCCGTTCTGGATCCCAATCTATG CCACGTCAAAATGGACGCTACTCCCGAGTGCCATCCCAAGGAGGCGGCAGCGGAACCCACAACGTTTTCTCCCCCGAATACGACGACCCAGCAAACTGTGCACCGGAAGAAGATCAATATGGCTCTCAATACGGACAATATGGCGCTCCTTATGATCACTACGGATCTCGCGGCTCAGTTGGTCGTCGCAGCGTAGGATCGGCCCGCAATATCCCTGTTTCCGGATCACCcgaaccaccaccacccccacCAAGGAACCACGACCAGAACAACTCGAGCTTCAACGACAGCAAGGAGAGCAACGAGATCAGCGAGGCAGAATGCGATCGCGACCAACTTGTGAACCGCAACTACGGCG TGAATGCTCGCGGCAAGGACGGCATGACCACCGAGGAGATGCGTAAACTCATAGAGAG aaacgAAGCCCCCGGCCGGCAAACCGGCACCGGCCACGGCGGTCACGGGGGACTCCTCACACCCTACGATACTGTGGCAGTGTAA
- the Dscam1 gene encoding Down syndrome cell adhesion molecule 1 isoform X34, producing the protein MWRDPPGGGCNIPTYITMMLLLAVLALTNVACAEDESMGPVFVKEPPNRVDFSNGTGAVVECQARGNPQPDIIWVRADGSAVGDVPGLRQVLPNGNLVFPPFRAEDYRQEVHAQVYSCLARSPAGSVHSRDVNVRAVVTQPYQPEILTEYVIRGNSAILKCSIPSYIAEFVTVEAWIKEDGEVYLPEDPAVGQDGKYLVLPSGELHIRDVGPEDGYKTYQCRTKHRLTGETRLSATKGRLVITEPVASTRPKFPMTENSRTLTTYTVGRDQPLTLPCPAQAFPVPAFRWYKFIEGSSRRQPVQLNDRVRQVSGTLIIREARVEDSGKYLCIVNNSVGGESVETVLTVTAPLAAEIEPSTQTIDFGRPATFTCNVRGNPIKTISWLKDGKPLGLEEPVLRIESVKKEDKGMYQCFVRNDQESAQATAELKLGGRFEPPQIRQAFAEETLQPGPSMFLKCVASGNPTPEITWELDGKRLSNTERLQVGQYVTVNGDVVSHLNISSIHTNDGGLYKCIAASKVGSAEHSARLNVYGLPFIRHMDKKAIVAGETLRVTCPVAGYPIESIVWERDTRVLPINRKQKVFPNGTLIIENVERMSDQATYTCVARNAQGYSARGTLEVQVMVAPQLAPFTFGEEAANAGEMATVQCAVIKGDLPLKIVWSLNGRHIDVGRVSGDHGYDIPDIVVSRSSKRISTLTIDSVAARHAGEYSCTATNAAGSARHTSVLSVNVPPRWILEPTDKAFAQGSDARVECKADGFPKPQVTWKRAAGDTPGDYTDLKLSNPDISVEDGTLSINNIQKTNEGYYLCEAVNGIGSGLSAVILISVQAPPHFEIKLKNQTARRGEPAVLQCEAQGEKPIGILWNMNNKRLDPKSDSRYTIREEILANGVLSDLSIKRTERSDSALFTCVATNAFGSDDTSINMIVQEVPEVPYGLKVLDKSGRSVQLSWAAPYDGNSPIKRYIIEYKISKGSWETDIDRVLVPGSQQNVAGVFNLRPATTYHLRIVAENEIGASDPSDTVTIITAEEAPSGPPTSVRVDALDQHTLKVTWKPPPREDWNGEILGYYVGYRLSSSDKPYMFETVDFSKEDGKEHHLQIMNLKTYTQYSVVVQAFNKVGSGPMSEERRQHTAEGVPEQPPHDTTCTTLTSQTIRVSWMSPPLSAANGVITGYKVIYGPSDTWYDENTKDTKITSSSETILHGLKKYTNYSMQVLAFTSGGDGVKSAPIHCQTEQDAPEAPIAIKSLVMSAESILVSWRPPSQPNGVITQYTVYTKADNAEEPTSQKVPPNQLTHEASGLDKQRRYDFWVTASTNIGEGEASKIVALAPSVRVPAKIASFDDKFTATYKEDVKLPCLAVGVPAPEVTWKVRGAVLQPSDRLRQLPEGSLFIKEVDRTDAGEYSCYVENSFGHDTVTHQLIVHAPPHSPQVTLTATTTNSLTMKLRPHPTDNAPIHGYTIHYKPEFGDWETAQISSTAQKYTLENLWCGSRYQIYVTAYNGIGTGDPSDMLNTRTKGSKPIIPEAARFIEVSTNSITLHLSAWSDGGCPMLYFVVEHKKKHQQEWNQVSNNVKPGGNFVVLDLDPASWYHLRVTAHNNAGFAVAEYEFATLTVTGGTIAPARELPDVNGGGNDEDPMKIFMANLNLVVPVVAAILVIIVAVIVICVLRGKGHGSDKDDVVYQQTGVGGATLDKRRPDLRDELGYIAPPNRKLPPVPGSNYNTCDRIKRGTVISGTGSIRSHSTWDPRRHMYEELNHCAPNRRCPPPPRMGSAEALSHRGMEDEICPYATFHLLGFREEMDPSKAMQFQTFPHPGNGHSGTMGPPVGHPTNASAHSRSGSQSMPRQNGRYSRVPSQGGGSGTHNVFSPEYDDPANCAPEEDQYGSQYGQYGAPYDHYGSRGSVGRRSVGSARNIPVSGSPEPPPPPPRNHDQNNSSFNDSKESNEISEAECDRDQLVNRNYGVNARGKDGMTTEEMRKLIERNEAPGRQTGTGHGGHGGLLTPYDTVAV; encoded by the exons ATGGAAAGTACCTGGTATTGCCTTCTGGAGAATTGCACATTCGTGACGTTGGACCCGAGGATGGATACAAGACCTACCAATGCCGAACCAAGCATAGACTGACCGGTGAAACAAGATTATCTGCTACCAAGGGACGTCTCGTCATTACCG AACCCGTGGCCAGCACTAGGCCGAAATTCCCAATGACGGAAAATTCGCGCACCCTAACAACGTACACGGTGGGACGCGATCAGCCTTTGACTTTGCCTTGCCCAGCCCAGGCGTTCCCTGTTCCGGCCTTCAG ATGGTACAAGTTCATCGAAGGCTCTTCCCGTCGGCAACCGGTCCAGTTGAACGATCGTGTTCGTCAGGTTAGCGGAACGTTGATCATCCGTGAGGCTCGCGTCGAGGATTCCGGCAAATACTTGTGCATCGTGAACAATTCTGTGGGCGGTGAAAGCGTGGAGACCGTTCTGACTGTAACCGCACCGTTGGCCGCGGAAATCGAACCCAGCACCCAGACCATCGACTTTGGAAGACCGGCTACCTTCACTTGCAACGTCAGAGGAAACCCCATCAAGACTATCTCATGGTTGAAAGATGGCAAACCACTTGGATTGGAAGAACCCGTACTCAGAATCGAGAGCGTCAAGAAAGAGGACAAGGGAATGTATCAATGCTTCGTTCGAAACGATCAGGAAAGCGCACAGGCAACGGCAGAACTGAAACTTGGTGGACGAT TCGAACCCCCGCAGATTCGCCAGGCCTTCGCCGAGGAGACTCTTCAGCCCGGACCAAGCATGTTCCTCAAGTGTGTCGCCAGCGGAAACCCAACTCCTGAGATCACCTGGGAACTGGACGGCAAACGACTATCCAACACCGAGAGGCTTCAAGTAGGACAGTACGTTACGGTGAACGGCGATGTGGTTTCTCATTTGAACATCTCCAGCATTCACACCAACGATGGTGGTCTATACAAATGCATTGCCGCGTCAAAG GTTGGATCAGCGGAACACTCGGCCCGTTTGAACGTCTATGGTCTGCCCTTCATCCGTCACATGGACAAAAAGGCTATCGTTGCTGGTGAAACTCTTCGCGTGACTTGCCCAGTCGCCGGATATCCGATCGAGAGCATCGTATGGGAACGTGACACGAGAGTATTGCCGATCAACAGGAAACAAAAGGTCTTCCCCAATGGCACGCTTATAATCGAGAACGTCGAGAGAATGAGCGATCAAGCTACCTACACCTGTGTGGCACGCAATGCTCAAGGATATAGCGCAAGAGGAACCCTGGAAGTGCAAGTAATGG TCGCACCGCAATTGGCACCTTTCACGTTCGGTGAGGAGGCAGCGAACGCGGGAGAAATGGCCACCGTTCAGTGCGCCGTGATCAAAGGCGATCTGCCGTTGAAGATCGTGTGGTCGCTGAACGGTCGGCATATCGATGTCGGACGCGTGTCCGGTGACCACGGTTACGACATTCCTGACATCGTCGTGAGCAGAAGTAGTAAACGGATCAGCACCCTGACCATAGACTCGGTAGCCGCAAGACACGCGGGCGAGTACTCGTGCACCGCGACCAACGCAGCCGGATCCGCTAGGCACACGTCGGTTTTATCAGTGAACG TACCACCTCGCTGGATTCTGGAACCGACTGATAAGGCATTCGCTCAGGGCTCTGATGCACGCGTTGAATGCAAAGCCGACGGTTTCCCCAAGCCTCAAGTCACCTGGAAGAGAGCAGCTG gggaTACACCGGGCGATTACACTGACTTGAAACTTAGCAACCCAGACATCAGCGTTGAGGATGGAACCCTGTCTATCAATAACATTCAAAAGACAAACGAAGGCTATTATCTTTGCGAGGCTGTCAATGGAATTGGCTCAGGACTTTCGGCTGTCATTCTCATTTCGGTTCAGG CTCCACCACACTTTGAAATCAAACTGAAGAACCAGACTGCACGACGCGGAGAACCAGCTGTATTGCAATGCGAGGCTCAAGGCGAAAAACCCATTGGTATCTTATGGAACATGAACAACAAGAGGCTGGACCCGAAGAGCGATTCTCGTTACACCATCCGTGAGGAAATTCTGGCTAATGGAGTACTGTCTGACCTGAGCATCAAGAGAACCGAAAGAAGCGACTCTGCCTTGTTCACCTGCGTTGCCACTAATGCATTTGGAAGCGATGACACTAGCATCAACATGATTGTTCAAG AGGTTCCTGAAGTTCCATACGGCCTTAAAGTATTAGACAAATCTGGACGTTCGGTACAATTGTCCTGGGCAGCACCTTACGATGGAAACAGTCCTATCAAACGCTACATCATCGAATACAAAATCAGCAAAGGCTCTTGGGAAACCGATATCGACAGAGTACTGGTACCTGGATCCCAACAGAACGTAGCTGGAGTTTTCAACCTGAGACCCGCCACCACCTATCATCTGAGAATCGTTGCTGAGAATGAAATTGGCGCATCTGACCCATCTGATACTGTTACCATCATCACTGCCGAAGAAGCTCCAAGTGGCCCACCAACCTCCGTTCGAGTCGATGCTCTTGACCAACACACTCTTAAG GTAACATGGAAACCACCCCCACGCGAAGACTGGAACGGCGAGATCCTTGGCTACTACGTTGGATACAGACTCTCCTCCTCTGACAAACCATACATGTTCGAAACCGTGGACTTCTCGAAGGAGGATGGAAAGGAACACCATTTGCAGATCATGAACTTGAAAACCTACACCCAGTACAGCGTTGTCGTTCAGGCATTTAACAAAGTTGGATCAGGACCGATGAGCGAGGAACGAAGACAACACACTGCCGAAGGAGTACCTGAACAACCACCCCATGACACAACCTGCACTACTCTTACTTCTCAGACAATCAGAGTTTCTTGGATGTCGCCACCCCTTAGCGCTGCCAATGGTGTCATCACTGGATACAAG GTTATTTACGGACCATCTGACACCTGGTATGACGAGAACACAAAGGACACCAAGATCACCTCTTCCAGCGAAACAATTCTCCATGGACTAAAGAAATATACCAACTACAGCATGCAAGTTCTGGCTTTCACTTCCGGTGGCGATGGCGTCAAATCTGCACCTATCCACTGCCAAACTGAACAAGATG CCCCTGAAGCTCCGATCGCGATCAAATCTCTGGTTATGTCCGCTGAATCCATCCTCGTCTCATGGCGCCCACCAAGCCAACCCAACGGAGTCATCACTCAATATACCGTCTACACCAAGGCCGATAACGCAGAGGAACCGACAAGCCAAAAAGTACCACCGAATCAATTGACTCACGAAGCTTCTGGACTGGACAAACAACGCAGATACGACTTCTGGGTAACCGCTAGCACCAACATCGGCGAGGGAGAAGCTTCCAAGATTGTGGCTTTGGCACCAAGCGTTAGAG TACCGGCAAAGATCGCATCGTTCGACGACAAGTTCACAGCTACCTACAAAGAAGATGTAAAACTACCCTGCCTTGCTGTCGGCGTACCTGCACCGGAAGTAACATGGAAAGTACGAGGCGCCGTTCTCCAACCAAGCGACAGACTGCGACAATTGCCCGAGGGATCTCTGTTCATTAAGGAAGTTGACCGTACAGATGCTGGAGAATATTCTTGCTACGTTGAAAACTCGTTTGGCCATGATACCGTTACTCATCAACTAATTGTCCATG CTCCTCCTCATTCACCGCAAGTCACCCTCACTGCCACCACAACTAACTCGTTAACGATGAAACTGAGACCTCACCCCACTGACAACGCTCCCATTCATGGATACACTATTCACTACAAACCGGAATTCGGCGATTGGGAAACCGCTCAGATTAGTTCCACGGCTCAGAAGTACACTTTGGAGAATTTGTGGTGTGGCTCCAGATATCAGATCTATGTTACCGCATACAATGG AATTGGAACTGGCGATCCTTCTGACATGCTCAACACTCGTACCAAAGGCTCGAAACCGATCATCCCTGAAGCTGCAAGGTTCATCGAAGTCTCTACGAACAGCATTACCCTTCATCTGAGTGCCTGGTCCGATGGCGGTTGCCCCATGCTCTACTTCGTCGTTGAACACAAGAAGAA GCACCAACAGGAATGGAATCAGGTATCTAACAACGTGAAACCCGGTGGAAACTTTGTCGTTCTGGACTTGGACCCTGCTAGCTGGTATCATCTTCGCGTGACTGCTCATAACAACGCTGGTTTCGCGGTAGCCGAATACGAATTCGCCACACTGACCGTAACCGGAG GCACCATTGCACCGGCCCGAGAGCTACCTGACGTGAACGGTGGTGGCAACGACGAGGATccgatgaaaattttcatggCTAACTTGAATCTGGTCGTGCCGGTGGTCGCAGCTATTCTCGTTATAATCGTTGCCGTCATCGTGATCTGTGTTCTCAGAGGAAAGGGCCATGGTAGCGATAAAG ACGACGTGGTATATCAGCAAACCGGAGTTGGCGGAGCTACCCTCGACAAACGCAGACCCGACCTTCGCGACGAGCTTGGATACATCGCACCACCGAATCGCAAGTTACCCCCTGTTCCTGGTTCCAACTATAACACCTGCGATCGCATCAAGCGAGGTACAGTTATAA GTGGAACAGGCTCGATAAGGAGCCACTCGACCTGGGATCCGAGACGACATATGTACGAAGAATTGAATCATTGCGCGCCGAACCGAAGATGTCCACCACCACCACGTATGGGCAGTGCCGAAGCTTTATCCCACAGAG GTATGGAGGATGAGATCTGCCCGTATGCTACCTTCCATCTCCTTGGATTCCGCGAAGAAATGGACCCCAGCAAGGCTATGCAGTTCCAGACTTTCCCTCACCCCGGAAACGGACACTCTGGCACCATGGGACCACCTGTTGGACATCCTACCAATGCTTCTGCCCATAGCCGTTCTGGATCCCAATCTATG CCACGTCAAAATGGACGCTACTCCCGAGTGCCATCCCAAGGAGGCGGCAGCGGAACCCACAACGTTTTCTCCCCCGAATACGACGACCCAGCAAACTGTGCACCGGAAGAAGATCAATATGGCTCTCAATACGGACAATATGGCGCTCCTTATGATCACTACGGATCTCGCGGCTCAGTTGGTCGTCGCAGCGTAGGATCGGCCCGCAATATCCCTGTTTCCGGATCACCcgaaccaccaccacccccacCAAGGAACCACGACCAGAACAACTCGAGCTTCAACGACAGCAAGGAGAGCAACGAGATCAGCGAGGCAGAATGCGATCGCGACCAACTTGTGAACCGCAACTACGGCG TGAATGCTCGCGGCAAGGACGGCATGACCACCGAGGAGATGCGTAAACTCATAGAGAG aaacgAAGCCCCCGGCCGGCAAACCGGCACCGGCCACGGCGGTCACGGGGGACTCCTCACACCCTACGATACTGTGGCAGTGTAA